The genome window GGATCGACAAATCAAACAGACAATCCGCCAAAAGCTGGCATTGAGAACCCAGCCGAGTTTATCGGAATTGTCAGCACTGCTTGAGCAATACAATAAATTACCCTCAAAACAGCCTCTTCTAGCGCTGCGCCTATACCGCCAACAGCTAGCTGAATATTGGCTGAATTTGCCAGCGAAAAAATTAGAAACAGCTTACTCGAAAGACATGGGTAAAGCTCATAAATTGCTACTAGATAGCGCCCTCAAAAATGAAACTTTAACTGAGGAAGAACAAAGTTTTGTCCAGCAGTTATCCTCGAAACTTGCTGAAGGAGGGGAAATTGCTGAGAAGATGCAATATCTCCTCGCGGCGATGCTGTACGGCGACGCTTATCAGTTGCCGCTTGAGTATAATAATGCAGCGATTCCCCAGTGGTTTTTTGACGATTTTTTGAAATTTATATTTCAGTCTCCCGGTTATTTTAAACAAAACTGGGAAGTAGAAAGGTACTCTGAATATTTCCAGCAGTTAATCAAGTACGTCGCAGCTAATATCGCCAGTTTTCCCGATTCAGAAGTTTGGCGTTATTTGGCGGCTTTTATTGCGAAAAATGTGAGCTTCCAAGCTTTGTATTTGAGCGAGGGAAATCCGATCGAGATATTGAGTCAGCGAGCTGATATTCTGGAATTTTATTTGAAAAATATCGGCTGTCAAATAGAATGGAGTTTTTCTCAGAGACAAGCTGAAAGAAATAAAATCCGAGTTGGCTTTTTGCTTGATAAAATTAGTGATGAATCCGAAACTCGTGCTGCAATTCCGAGTTTTGAATATTTAGACAGAAGCAAATTTGAAATTATCGTGTACCATTTCCAGGTACAAGACGAGCGACTGGGGAAATATTGCGAAAATTGCGCCGACAAACTGGTGCAACTGTCAGAAGATTTGCCGAATCAAGTTCGAGAAATGCGATCGCACGATTTAGATATTCTGCTAATCTGCACCAATACCACCGACACTTCCCAACCAAGCGCGCTGCTGTGCCTGCACCGACTAGCGCGGGTGCAAATAGCTACCGGTGCATCAACCCCCGCCACCACCGGAACCCGAAATATCGATTATTTCATTGCGGGAGATTTGACATTGCCTGCAGGTGCAGCAGCAGATTATCGCGAAAAATTAATTAGTTTAGAAGGGTCGGGAGTTTGTTTAAGCTATACTGTAGGGTCGGCACCTGCCAAAGTTGAACCGACTCGCAGCAGTTGGGGAGCCACCGACGAATCTGTAGTGTTCGTGTCCGGCGCTCAAGCTTTGACAATTACCCCAGAATTGAGAGAAACTTGGGCAAAAATTATTGCTGCTGTACCGAATTCTATTTTAGTTTTGTATCCCTTTAGTTCCCGCTCAGAAAACTATCCGACGGTTCCTTTTTACAACCAAATTCGAGCGCTTTTTGCCGAATACGGTATTGACAAAAAGCGCTTAGTTGTGATTAAGGCGCTGCCATCTCGCGCAGATTGCATAAAATGTCTGGAATTGGCTGATATATATTTAGACTCCTATCCATACAGCAGTGCCTGCTCCTTAGCAGAACCGCTGTTGGTGGGGTTGCCTGTAGTGGCAAGAAAAGGGCAAACAACTCGATCGCGACAATCAGCCGCAGTGCTCGAAGAACTGCTACTTCCGGAAATGGTAGCAGACAGCGAGAATTCTTATTTAGATCTGAGTACAGCACTGGGAACCAACCCAGAACTGCGCCAGCACTACCGCGATCGAATCCTGCAAAAAATGGCGGCCAACCCCAAATATCTCGACAGTCGGGCTTGCTCGACCCAACTCGGAACACTCTTTGAAAGACTATTCCGAGAGTCAAGGAAGAAGGAAGTTCAGCAACTAAGCAGTGTACGGGATTTAACGGATGGATGTTGAGGGAAGAAGGAAGAGGGCAGAAGAAAGATTTTCCCACTCTCCTACTTTCCCCTTCTGGCACTACCATTCTGAGACCCGCGGGGAACCCCTCGCTAGGTAGAGCGTCAAGAAATAGACAGCAATAGCGCTAGCCCGCTGACGGTCTGCTATCATCGGGAAATTGAGGGGTTAGTGGTTGTCGCTCTTTTCCTGCCACAGCTAAATTAAAAGGGGAAGCGCAAGTCAGTTGGAGATAAAAAAATGACAGGACTTTTTCAAATAGGCGATAAATTACTGCAAGCTCAGGATATGCCATCGCTCCTGAAGCGGTACCAGTTGATGCCGCAATTCTTGCGCGGTGTAATAGTAGACCAAGCGATCGCATCCTTTAGTTGCAGCGACGAAGAACGCCAATCCGCCGTCGAGAATTTTCTGGCACAAAACCAACTGACAGCCCCCGAAGCCAAAGAAGCTTGGCTGCGCGGCCAAAACATGACGGAAGAAGAACTTCAAGAGATGGCCGTCAGGCCCTTGCTGATCGAAAAATTTAAGCAAGCCACTTGGAGACCTAAAGTAGATAATTATTTTTTAACCCGCAAAGCCAGCCTAGACCACGTAGTCTATTCCCTGGTACGCACCAAAAATCCAGCACTGGCAAACGAACTTTACTTTCGCATCCTCGAAGGGGAACAAACCTTTGCTGAAGTGGCCCGCGACTATTCCGAAGGGCCCGAGTCCAAGTCAGGCGGCTTGTTGGGCCCAGTACCCCTCAGCCAGCCCCACCCGGCAATCAGCAAACTTTTGTCCGTCAGCCAGCCAAATCAACTCTGGACGCCGCGTCCTCTGGCAGAATGGATGGTAATTATTCGACTAGAAAAGTTCATGCCGGCCCAGCTCGATGAATCGATGCGGCTGCACTTGATTAACGAACTATTTGAAAGCTGGCTCGCCGAACAGATATCGCAAATAGGCCCGCTACAGCCCCTCTCCTCCGTGTCTTCAATATCATGACCATCAAGCAATTTGGTCAGGGGCCCCCGGATTTATCCGTGGAGACTTGAAAAAGCGTAGCATCCTGACAAAAAGCCCCTGGATTCATCTGTGGATTCAATCTAAAATCTAAAATCTAAAATCTAAAATTGGATGACTTCTTCCGCTGTTTCCCTATCCCAAATTCAGGATTTCCTAGCTCAAACACCTCCCTTTGACCGACTGTCAGAGACGGCTCTGTCAGCCTTGGTGGCTAAATGCCAACTCCTCGGCTACCGGACGGGGCAACCCCTGTTTGAACGGGAAAAAATGCCGACTCAGGTGGCAATTATCTATCAAGGCCAGGCCCGGCTGCTGGGCTTTGACCAGCGCTCGCAGCGCCACGTAAGTTTGCGCTTGGTGCAGTCGAAGGAAATCCTGGGCTGGGCTGGCTTGCTCAGGGGAGTTCCCTGCGAAACGGCGATCGCCTCTACAGATGTAATTGCGATCGTCCTACCTGCCGAAGATTTCCTGAGCGTACTGGAAAAACAGCCGACATTTGGAGAAGCCTTTCGCGAACACTGTTCCTTGAGCGAAGTATTTGAACTGTTGAGCCTGGAGTTGCAGCGCCAAGCCGACGGCACTTCCAATCTCAAGGAACTTACCCTGCAAGCTTGGCAAGACGCGACAGTTGTCAACGTGCCAAACGGCAACAAAAAAACTCAAGACCTCGCCAAAGAGCTAGATGCCGATCGAGTTTGGCTCGTCAGCAGCGGCGTCTTGGGCGACTTTCCCACCGGCAGCCGCTTCTCTGTGGAAAACGCAGCCAAATCCTTAAAAGTAGAAGGCCGCCTCGGCGCCCGCTTGGTAGGTTTCCGGGAACCCCCAGAACCCCAACCCGAAACAGACCCATTAAATGGCACGACAGATCTAGTAGACCCCGGGCAGCAGAATCCGCCCGGAAAATTGCTCGAGATTCTACCGGGCCCAGACCGCCCCCCAGAACCCAAAACCGACCAACCAAAGGATGCGCCAAGATACCCTGTTTTCCGCGCTAAAGGGCAGATTGACGGCCCGCTAGCTTGCTTCCAGATGTTGAGCAAGTATTTCGGCCTCAAATTTCGCCGAGATATCATCCGCAAAGTTCTAGAAAATCAGTTAAAAACCGCTGGTTCTATCAGTATGCAAGCTTGCGGGGCGATCGCCCAAAGCATCGGGCTCACGCCCCAATTGGCGCAAGTGCCAGCAGAAGCCATCAACCGCATCAAAGCCCCGGTAATGATTAAATGGCAAGATAGTTTTGCCATTATTTACAGCATCACCGAGCAAGAATTGGTGATGGCAACCCCGGAACAGGGGCTGATGCGGAAGCGGATACCTCAATTTAAAGAAATCTGGGGAGAATCAGGAGAAGTCCTGCTGCTGCAAGCTCCGCAAGTCGAACAAAAAGAGCAGTTCAGCTTCTGGTGGTTTGTGCCGGCTCTCATGGAACACAAGACAGTGTTTTTTGAGGTGTTGCTCGCTTCGTTTTTTGTACAGTTATTTGGTCTTGCCAACCCATTAATCAGCCAAGTAATTATTGATAAAGTATTAGGTCAGCGCAGCATTGACACCTTGGATATTTTGGGGGCATTTCTGTTAGGTGTTGCCCTGTTTGAAGGACTGCTCAACGGTTTGCGTACCTTTTTGTTTATAGATACCTCAAACCGCATCGATGTCAAATTGAGTGCGGAGGTAATCGACCACTTGCTCCGGCTGCCCCAGAATTACTTTGACAACCGGCGGGTCGGAGATTTGGTCTACAAATTCAGCATGATGGGCCAGATTCGGGAATTCATGACGAGTACAGCTCTGACAGTGGTTCTCGATGCGGTATTTTCGGTGGTTTATGTCGCCGTTATGCTCTCTTACAGCGTGCAGCTAACGTTTGTATCTTTGGCAGTGGTACCGATACTTGGGCTGATGATTGTTCTAATCAATCCGCTGGTGCTGCGCCTGATCAAACAGAGAAATATGCGTTTTGCTGACTCTCAATCTTATCTAGTGGAAGTAGTCAGCGGGATTCAAACTGTTAAGGCTCAAAATATTGAATTGAAATCCCGCTGGGAGTGGTCGAGCCGCTACGCAAAATACATTACAGCCAGTTTTAAAACAATTATCACGGGAACTACCGCAGGTACGATTAGCGCCTTTTTAAACCAGGTGGGTAACTTGGCTCAGTTGTGGGTGGGAGCTTATTTGGTACTGGGAAATGAGATTACTTTGGGTCAGTTGATTGCTTTCCGAATTATTTCCGGGAACGTGACGGGTTCGCTGCTGCGTTTTGTGAGCGTGTGGCAGAGTTTCCAAGAAGTCTCGATGTCGATCGATATGCTCAAGGATGTGGTCGATACGCCGACGGAAACCAGCGATGAAGACCGCAGCAATATCCCGCTGCCCGCAATTCAAGGGCAGGTTACCTATGAGGAGGTTTCCTTCCGATTTCTGGAGAGCGGCCCACTGCAATTGGCTAATGTGAATTTGGAATTTCCCGCTGGCAGTTTTGTGGGAATTGTGGGGGGAAGCGGTTCCGGTAAAAGTACGGCGATGAAGCTGTTGCAGCGTCTTTATCCACCGCTGTCGGGCCGGATTTTTGTTGACGGGTACGACATTTCTAAGGTGGAACTGTACTCGCTTCGCAGCCAACTTGGGGTGGTATTGCAAGATACTTTGCTGTTTAACTGTACTGTTCAGGAAAATATTGCTCTGAGCAATCC of Oscillatoria nigro-viridis PCC 7112 contains these proteins:
- a CDS encoding peptidylprolyl isomerase produces the protein MTGLFQIGDKLLQAQDMPSLLKRYQLMPQFLRGVIVDQAIASFSCSDEERQSAVENFLAQNQLTAPEAKEAWLRGQNMTEEELQEMAVRPLLIEKFKQATWRPKVDNYFLTRKASLDHVVYSLVRTKNPALANELYFRILEGEQTFAEVARDYSEGPESKSGGLLGPVPLSQPHPAISKLLSVSQPNQLWTPRPLAEWMVIIRLEKFMPAQLDESMRLHLINELFESWLAEQISQIGPLQPLSSVSSIS
- a CDS encoding peptidase domain-containing ABC transporter; the protein is MTSSAVSLSQIQDFLAQTPPFDRLSETALSALVAKCQLLGYRTGQPLFEREKMPTQVAIIYQGQARLLGFDQRSQRHVSLRLVQSKEILGWAGLLRGVPCETAIASTDVIAIVLPAEDFLSVLEKQPTFGEAFREHCSLSEVFELLSLELQRQADGTSNLKELTLQAWQDATVVNVPNGNKKTQDLAKELDADRVWLVSSGVLGDFPTGSRFSVENAAKSLKVEGRLGARLVGFREPPEPQPETDPLNGTTDLVDPGQQNPPGKLLEILPGPDRPPEPKTDQPKDAPRYPVFRAKGQIDGPLACFQMLSKYFGLKFRRDIIRKVLENQLKTAGSISMQACGAIAQSIGLTPQLAQVPAEAINRIKAPVMIKWQDSFAIIYSITEQELVMATPEQGLMRKRIPQFKEIWGESGEVLLLQAPQVEQKEQFSFWWFVPALMEHKTVFFEVLLASFFVQLFGLANPLISQVIIDKVLGQRSIDTLDILGAFLLGVALFEGLLNGLRTFLFIDTSNRIDVKLSAEVIDHLLRLPQNYFDNRRVGDLVYKFSMMGQIREFMTSTALTVVLDAVFSVVYVAVMLSYSVQLTFVSLAVVPILGLMIVLINPLVLRLIKQRNMRFADSQSYLVEVVSGIQTVKAQNIELKSRWEWSSRYAKYITASFKTIITGTTAGTISAFLNQVGNLAQLWVGAYLVLGNEITLGQLIAFRIISGNVTGSLLRFVSVWQSFQEVSMSIDMLKDVVDTPTETSDEDRSNIPLPAIQGQVTYEEVSFRFLESGPLQLANVNLEFPAGSFVGIVGGSGSGKSTAMKLLQRLYPPLSGRIFVDGYDISKVELYSLRSQLGVVLQDTLLFNCTVQENIALSNPDASTDEIVRAAKLAVAHDFIMGLPAGYNTVVGERGASLSGGQRQRLAIARTILQNPKLLILDEATSALDYHSERQVCNNLAEAFAGRTVFFITHRLTTIQNADIIIMMDQGSVVERGTHKELMALKGRYYCLFQQQESSNT